One part of the Rutidosis leptorrhynchoides isolate AG116_Rl617_1_P2 chromosome 1, CSIRO_AGI_Rlap_v1, whole genome shotgun sequence genome encodes these proteins:
- the LOC139858388 gene encoding zinc finger BED domain-containing protein DAYSLEEPER-like — MDLKEKVDNVVNGLKRLYKEYELCSNMVRGSNLGRRSSKAGKGDDLDGFDSYQSRFSEQENEKSQLEQYLAEALLDRDEDIDILHYWRNNQGRYPQLVLMARDILSIPITTVASESSFSIGGQIISKCRSSLKSKNAEALLCTRDWLFEFDFEDEDEVDEEDLVEDIEALIPVV, encoded by the exons ATGGACCTAAAAGAAAAAGTGGACAATGTTGTAAACGGTTTAAAGAGATTATATAAGGAGTATGAGTTGTGTTCTAACATGGTGCGTGGTTCGAATTTAGGAAGAAGAAGCTCAAAAGCCGGTAAGGGTGATGATTTGGATGGATTTGATTCATATCAAAGTAGATTTAGCGAACAAgagaatgaaaaatctcaactggaGCAATACTTAGCTGAGGCTTTACTTGACAGAGACGAAGATATTGATATTTTACACTATTGGAGAAATAATCAAGGGAGGTATCCACAGTTGGTTCTTATGGCTCGTGACATATTGAGCATCCCAATCACTACTGTTGCTTCCGAGTCATCTTTTAGCATTGGcggtcaaatcataagtaaatgtaGAAGTTCGTTAAAGTCGAAAAATGCTGAAGCTTTGTTATGCACTCGCGATTGGTTGTTCGAGTTCGATTTTGAAG ATGAAGACGAAGTAGATGAAGAAGATCTAGTTGAGGATATTGAAGCGTTGATCCCGGTTGTTTGA